The Falco naumanni isolate bFalNau1 chromosome 14, bFalNau1.pat, whole genome shotgun sequence genome includes a window with the following:
- the KIAA1210 gene encoding acrosomal protein KIAA1210 homolog isoform X2, which produces MLVEAGVFKGTSILLDFSDYNMATGPTEVTQSPETGETAEECTGKKKSKFQTFKNFFAKKKRKDPPPPRGESNLKPCQSSSDVSISVLDTTALHSPKEAGPKGSMGNKALSHDSVFIFESAPGNVAGDMLSQENIPGRVKALQLQLQPNIRLGSPPLVIIGKKLEDAGAVSEDDGLPRSPPEISTLHEVLTDSPSKSSNPVQRHSSLSLGGTDSEDEQIPSGASSRPISPSSSATLGAPSSRGSSCLPVDFTIPASPLGCLDTSAARHRIAINPRKQKGFTNKNQQTHQVEELESEACLPATPEKKGNSTELLANDQHKSDWEGLSAQVGYCAKGGDPMETKGVRSPTDAARDSHDSTLVAEDSCALLQEDTCLPSMDHHYKAAAPLLKPESSPVSMEEHHSAKMSHCSDESADELTLHQQNNNTEVSTLPESQQIGVEAVVFPDIVAADLFSNGVETEGKDMLAEVTQRSSVNSVDPNIKDQEKGDLLFIGKVEACLGTIENQSNHIVSGTAPGPSQIVVIDSESSDIKTVAVLKPENSSVRRNDKETCERMEFQSSKGNAERLIDTAAFILEAGCMLPPSKLEVCFKAETVPVSKGNQGSQQANTSNISEKLSIGCLASSSLAGLKSNISSADDSKEYQISSTASHRKTVEDSPSSDENVKTPRKTASAKPVRFTIAPAWQRSLSGGSNSKEDSYTRSSPTSPIRPELFESMMKEHTRFDVVIQESAKNSSGRFDRDCKDNDFHLTSVEWTDHEAQNVENPFGVRLRRTSSLLKYQSESRAESPKLIPSAVPVAASASVKEDQKSVGTGKPPPCFPISPKSFVKKPDLLEDKNSPKTRSEEVAKKQNGHKPSEKVSSPHLETASSEPAWVSMAKLKQKGFQDHPLAKEHKAEDKAMTKVDQEEQGICASENILKKNMPSSLNSQDRKTQTKTTVSAAAGKVGPIAQEASVIPAVEKEARHSSNLPMTPCSPAEPPWLSLAKKKAKAWSEMPQIVQ; this is translated from the exons gCCCAAAGGAAGCATGGGAAACAAAGCCTTGTCCCATGACAGCGTCTTCATTTTTGAGTCTGCACCAGGGAATGTGGCGGGTGACATGTTGTCTCAGGAAAACATTCCTGGAAGAGTGAAAGCTTTGCAG CTTCAGTTGCAGCCGAACATCAGACTTGGATCACCTCCTCTTGTTATAATTGGAAAGAAACTGGAAGATGCAGGTGCTGTTTCTGAAGATGATGGTTTACCTAGAAGCCCTCCTGAAATTTCAACCCTTCATGAAGTTCTGACAGATTCACCAAGCAAG TCCTCCAACCCTGTTCAGCGTCATAGCTCTTTGAGTTTAGGCGGGACAGACAGTGAAGATGAACAG ATACCTTCTGGAGCTTCCTCCAGGCCCATCAGTCCTTCATCCTCCGCCACTCTGGGGGCCCCCAGCTCtcggggcagcagctgccttcctGTTGACTTCACCATCCCTGCCAGTCCCCTTGGCTGCCTGGACACCTCAGCCGCCAGGCACAGGATTGCCATAAACCCACGGAAACAGAAGGGCTTTACCAACAAGAATCAGCAAACTCACCAG GTGGAAGAGCTGGAAAGTGAAGCATGTCTTCCTGCAACTccagaaaagaagggaaattcGACAGAATTACTTGCGAATGACCAGCATAAAAGTGATTGGGAAG GATTATCAGCCCAGGTGGGATATTGTGCAAAGGGAGGTGATCCTATGGAGACAAAAGGTGTAAGAAGTCCCACTGATGCTGCCCGTGACTCTCATGATTCCACACTTGTGGCAGAAGACTCGTGTGCTTTGCTGCAAGAGGATACATGCCTCCCCAGCATGGACCATCACTATAAAGCAGCTGCACCCCTTCTGAAACCTGAGTCTTCTCCAGTGAGCATGGAGGAGCACCACAGTGCAAAAATGTCACACTGTTCAGATGAGTCTGCTGATGAATTGACATTACATCAGCAAAACAACAATACTGAAGTATCTACACTTCCAGAATCACAACAAATTGGAGTAGAAGCTGTTGTGTTTCCAGACATAGTAGCAGCTGACTTGTTTAGCAATGGTGTGGAAACAGAGGGCAAGGATATGTTGGCAGAGGTTACACAAAGGTCCTCAGTAAATTCTGTGGACCCAAACATTAAAGACCAGGAAAAGGGGGATCTACTGTTTATTGGCAAAGTAGAAGCCTGCTTGGGTACTATTGAGAATCAGTCCAACCACATTGTCTCAGGTACTGCGCCAGGCCCTTCACAGATTGTGGTAATTGATTCAGAGTCTTCTGACATCAAGACGGTAGCTGTTTTGAAGCCTGAAAACAGCTCAGTAAGAAGAAATGACAAAGAAACTTGTGAAAGAATGGAATTTCAGTCATCCAAAGGCAATGCAGAAAGATTAATAGACACTGCTGCATTTATCTTGGAAGCAGGTTGCATGCTACCTCCCAGTAAATTGGAAGtatgttttaaagcagaaactgtTCCTGTTTCGAAGGGTAACCAAGGCAGTCAACAGGCCAACAcctcaaatatttctgaaaaactttCCATTGGATGTCTTGCCTCTTCCAGTTTGGCTGGCTTGAAGAGTAATATCTCTTCCGCTGATGACAGTAAGGAGTACCAGATAAGCAGtacagcttctcacagaaaaaCAGTGGAAGACAGTCCATCTTcagatgaaaatgttaaaactcCACGGAAGACTGCTTCTGCTAAACCAGTCAGATTTACCATTGCACCAGCATGGCAAAGATCTCTTTCAGGGGGTTCAAATTCAAAGGAAGATTCCTATACCAGAAGTTCCCCAACGTCCCCTATAAGACCAGAGTTGTTTGAAAGTATGATGAAAGAACACACACGTTTTGATGTAGTCATCCAGGAATCGGCAAAAAACAGCTCGGGTAGATTTGATCGAGATTGTAAGGACAATGATTTTCATTTGACTTCTGTGGAGTGGACTGACCATGAAGCACAAAATGTTGAAAACCCATTTGGGGTCAGACTAAGGAGAACGTCTTCTTTACTCAAATACCAGAGTGAAAGCCGTGCCGAATCTCCAAAGTTGATCCCCTCAGCTGttcctgttgctgcttctgcttcagttAAGGAGGATCAGAAATCGGTGGGCACTGGGAAGCCACCTCCGTGCTTTCCTATCAGCCCAAAATCGTTTGTTAAAAAACCAGATCTCCTAGAAGACAAAAATTCTCCCAAGACAAGATCAGAAGAAGTGGCAAAGAAGCAAAATGGTCATAAACCTTCAG AAAAAGTCTCCTCTCCACATTTGGAAACAGCTTCCTCTGAACCAGCTTGGGTCTCCATggcaaaactaaaacaaaaggGTTTCCAGGATCACCCTCTTGCCAAAGAACATAAAGCTGAAGACAAAGCTATGACCAAAGTGGATCAAGAGGAG CAAGGGATCTGTGCTAGTGAGAACATATTGAAGAAGAATATGCCTTCCAGCTTGAACTCTCAGGACAGAAAAACGCAGACAAAGACCACTgtgtctgctgcagcag GTAAAGTTGGACCTATTGCTCAGGAAGCATCTGTGATTCCTGCTGTTGAAAAGGAAGCCAGACACTCCTCTAACCTGCCAATGACACCATGCAGCCCTGCTGAACCACCATGGCTATCCCTGGCCAAGAAGAAAGCCAAAGCATGGAGTGAAATGCCCCAGATTGTACAATAG
- the KIAA1210 gene encoding acrosomal protein KIAA1210 homolog isoform X5: MATGPTEVTQSPETGETAEECTGKKKSKFQTFKNFFAKKKRKDPPPPRGESNLKPCQSSSDVSISVLDTTALHSPKEAGPKGSMGNKALSHDSVFIFESAPGNVAGDMLSQENIPGRVKALQLQLQPNIRLGSPPLVIIGKKLEDAGAVSEDDGLPRSPPEISTLHEVLTDSPSKSSNPVQRHSSLSLGGTDSEDEQIPSGASSRPISPSSSATLGAPSSRGSSCLPVDFTIPASPLGCLDTSAARHRIAINPRKQKGFTNKNQQTHQVEELESEACLPATPEKKGNSTELLANDQHKSDWEGLSAQVGYCAKGGDPMETKGVRSPTDAARDSHDSTLVAEDSCALLQEDTCLPSMDHHYKAAAPLLKPESSPVSMEEHHSAKMSHCSDESADELTLHQQNNNTEVSTLPESQQIGVEAVVFPDIVAADLFSNGVETEGKDMLAEVTQRSSVNSVDPNIKDQEKGDLLFIGKVEACLGTIENQSNHIVSGTAPGPSQIVVIDSESSDIKTVAVLKPENSSVRRNDKETCERMEFQSSKGNAERLIDTAAFILEAGCMLPPSKLEVCFKAETVPVSKGNQGSQQANTSNISEKLSIGCLASSSLAGLKSNISSADDSKEYQISSTASHRKTVEDSPSSDENVKTPRKTASAKPVRFTIAPAWQRSLSGGSNSKEDSYTRSSPTSPIRPELFESMMKEHTRFDVVIQESAKNSSGRFDRDCKDNDFHLTSVEWTDHEAQNVENPFGVRLRRTSSLLKYQSESRAESPKLIPSAVPVAASASVKEDQKSVGTGKPPPCFPISPKSFVKKPDLLEDKNSPKTRSEEVAKKQNGHKPSEKVSSPHLETASSEPAWVSMAKLKQKGFQDHPLAKEHKAEDKAMTKVDQEEQGICASENILKKNMPSSLNSQDRKTQTKTTVSAAAGKVGPIAQEASVIPAVEKEARHSSNLPMTPCSPAEPPWLSLAKKKAKAWSEMPQIVQ; encoded by the exons gCCCAAAGGAAGCATGGGAAACAAAGCCTTGTCCCATGACAGCGTCTTCATTTTTGAGTCTGCACCAGGGAATGTGGCGGGTGACATGTTGTCTCAGGAAAACATTCCTGGAAGAGTGAAAGCTTTGCAG CTTCAGTTGCAGCCGAACATCAGACTTGGATCACCTCCTCTTGTTATAATTGGAAAGAAACTGGAAGATGCAGGTGCTGTTTCTGAAGATGATGGTTTACCTAGAAGCCCTCCTGAAATTTCAACCCTTCATGAAGTTCTGACAGATTCACCAAGCAAG TCCTCCAACCCTGTTCAGCGTCATAGCTCTTTGAGTTTAGGCGGGACAGACAGTGAAGATGAACAG ATACCTTCTGGAGCTTCCTCCAGGCCCATCAGTCCTTCATCCTCCGCCACTCTGGGGGCCCCCAGCTCtcggggcagcagctgccttcctGTTGACTTCACCATCCCTGCCAGTCCCCTTGGCTGCCTGGACACCTCAGCCGCCAGGCACAGGATTGCCATAAACCCACGGAAACAGAAGGGCTTTACCAACAAGAATCAGCAAACTCACCAG GTGGAAGAGCTGGAAAGTGAAGCATGTCTTCCTGCAACTccagaaaagaagggaaattcGACAGAATTACTTGCGAATGACCAGCATAAAAGTGATTGGGAAG GATTATCAGCCCAGGTGGGATATTGTGCAAAGGGAGGTGATCCTATGGAGACAAAAGGTGTAAGAAGTCCCACTGATGCTGCCCGTGACTCTCATGATTCCACACTTGTGGCAGAAGACTCGTGTGCTTTGCTGCAAGAGGATACATGCCTCCCCAGCATGGACCATCACTATAAAGCAGCTGCACCCCTTCTGAAACCTGAGTCTTCTCCAGTGAGCATGGAGGAGCACCACAGTGCAAAAATGTCACACTGTTCAGATGAGTCTGCTGATGAATTGACATTACATCAGCAAAACAACAATACTGAAGTATCTACACTTCCAGAATCACAACAAATTGGAGTAGAAGCTGTTGTGTTTCCAGACATAGTAGCAGCTGACTTGTTTAGCAATGGTGTGGAAACAGAGGGCAAGGATATGTTGGCAGAGGTTACACAAAGGTCCTCAGTAAATTCTGTGGACCCAAACATTAAAGACCAGGAAAAGGGGGATCTACTGTTTATTGGCAAAGTAGAAGCCTGCTTGGGTACTATTGAGAATCAGTCCAACCACATTGTCTCAGGTACTGCGCCAGGCCCTTCACAGATTGTGGTAATTGATTCAGAGTCTTCTGACATCAAGACGGTAGCTGTTTTGAAGCCTGAAAACAGCTCAGTAAGAAGAAATGACAAAGAAACTTGTGAAAGAATGGAATTTCAGTCATCCAAAGGCAATGCAGAAAGATTAATAGACACTGCTGCATTTATCTTGGAAGCAGGTTGCATGCTACCTCCCAGTAAATTGGAAGtatgttttaaagcagaaactgtTCCTGTTTCGAAGGGTAACCAAGGCAGTCAACAGGCCAACAcctcaaatatttctgaaaaactttCCATTGGATGTCTTGCCTCTTCCAGTTTGGCTGGCTTGAAGAGTAATATCTCTTCCGCTGATGACAGTAAGGAGTACCAGATAAGCAGtacagcttctcacagaaaaaCAGTGGAAGACAGTCCATCTTcagatgaaaatgttaaaactcCACGGAAGACTGCTTCTGCTAAACCAGTCAGATTTACCATTGCACCAGCATGGCAAAGATCTCTTTCAGGGGGTTCAAATTCAAAGGAAGATTCCTATACCAGAAGTTCCCCAACGTCCCCTATAAGACCAGAGTTGTTTGAAAGTATGATGAAAGAACACACACGTTTTGATGTAGTCATCCAGGAATCGGCAAAAAACAGCTCGGGTAGATTTGATCGAGATTGTAAGGACAATGATTTTCATTTGACTTCTGTGGAGTGGACTGACCATGAAGCACAAAATGTTGAAAACCCATTTGGGGTCAGACTAAGGAGAACGTCTTCTTTACTCAAATACCAGAGTGAAAGCCGTGCCGAATCTCCAAAGTTGATCCCCTCAGCTGttcctgttgctgcttctgcttcagttAAGGAGGATCAGAAATCGGTGGGCACTGGGAAGCCACCTCCGTGCTTTCCTATCAGCCCAAAATCGTTTGTTAAAAAACCAGATCTCCTAGAAGACAAAAATTCTCCCAAGACAAGATCAGAAGAAGTGGCAAAGAAGCAAAATGGTCATAAACCTTCAG AAAAAGTCTCCTCTCCACATTTGGAAACAGCTTCCTCTGAACCAGCTTGGGTCTCCATggcaaaactaaaacaaaaggGTTTCCAGGATCACCCTCTTGCCAAAGAACATAAAGCTGAAGACAAAGCTATGACCAAAGTGGATCAAGAGGAG CAAGGGATCTGTGCTAGTGAGAACATATTGAAGAAGAATATGCCTTCCAGCTTGAACTCTCAGGACAGAAAAACGCAGACAAAGACCACTgtgtctgctgcagcag GTAAAGTTGGACCTATTGCTCAGGAAGCATCTGTGATTCCTGCTGTTGAAAAGGAAGCCAGACACTCCTCTAACCTGCCAATGACACCATGCAGCCCTGCTGAACCACCATGGCTATCCCTGGCCAAGAAGAAAGCCAAAGCATGGAGTGAAATGCCCCAGATTGTACAATAG
- the KIAA1210 gene encoding acrosomal protein KIAA1210 homolog isoform X3 has product MTSFINANFDPGLLKRESDYNMATGPTEVTQSPETGETAEECTGKKKSKFQTFKNFFAKKKRKDPPPPRGESNLKPCQSSSDVSISVLDTTALHSPKEAGPKGSMGNKALSHDSVFIFESAPGNVAGDMLSQENIPGRVKALQLQLQPNIRLGSPPLVIIGKKLEDAGAVSEDDGLPRSPPEISTLHEVLTDSPSKSSNPVQRHSSLSLGGTDSEDEQIPSGASSRPISPSSSATLGAPSSRGSSCLPVDFTIPASPLGCLDTSAARHRIAINPRKQKGFTNKNQQTHQVEELESEACLPATPEKKGNSTELLANDQHKSDWEGLSAQVGYCAKGGDPMETKGVRSPTDAARDSHDSTLVAEDSCALLQEDTCLPSMDHHYKAAAPLLKPESSPVSMEEHHSAKMSHCSDESADELTLHQQNNNTEVSTLPESQQIGVEAVVFPDIVAADLFSNGVETEGKDMLAEVTQRSSVNSVDPNIKDQEKGDLLFIGKVEACLGTIENQSNHIVSGTAPGPSQIVVIDSESSDIKTVAVLKPENSSVRRNDKETCERMEFQSSKGNAERLIDTAAFILEAGCMLPPSKLEVCFKAETVPVSKGNQGSQQANTSNISEKLSIGCLASSSLAGLKSNISSADDSKEYQISSTASHRKTVEDSPSSDENVKTPRKTASAKPVRFTIAPAWQRSLSGGSNSKEDSYTRSSPTSPIRPELFESMMKEHTRFDVVIQESAKNSSGRFDRDCKDNDFHLTSVEWTDHEAQNVENPFGVRLRRTSSLLKYQSESRAESPKLIPSAVPVAASASVKEDQKSVGTGKPPPCFPISPKSFVKKPDLLEDKNSPKTRSEEVAKKQNGHKPSEKVSSPHLETASSEPAWVSMAKLKQKGFQDHPLAKEHKAEDKAMTKVDQEEQGICASENILKKNMPSSLNSQDRKTQTKTTVSAAAGKVGPIAQEASVIPAVEKEARHSSNLPMTPCSPAEPPWLSLAKKKAKAWSEMPQIVQ; this is encoded by the exons gCCCAAAGGAAGCATGGGAAACAAAGCCTTGTCCCATGACAGCGTCTTCATTTTTGAGTCTGCACCAGGGAATGTGGCGGGTGACATGTTGTCTCAGGAAAACATTCCTGGAAGAGTGAAAGCTTTGCAG CTTCAGTTGCAGCCGAACATCAGACTTGGATCACCTCCTCTTGTTATAATTGGAAAGAAACTGGAAGATGCAGGTGCTGTTTCTGAAGATGATGGTTTACCTAGAAGCCCTCCTGAAATTTCAACCCTTCATGAAGTTCTGACAGATTCACCAAGCAAG TCCTCCAACCCTGTTCAGCGTCATAGCTCTTTGAGTTTAGGCGGGACAGACAGTGAAGATGAACAG ATACCTTCTGGAGCTTCCTCCAGGCCCATCAGTCCTTCATCCTCCGCCACTCTGGGGGCCCCCAGCTCtcggggcagcagctgccttcctGTTGACTTCACCATCCCTGCCAGTCCCCTTGGCTGCCTGGACACCTCAGCCGCCAGGCACAGGATTGCCATAAACCCACGGAAACAGAAGGGCTTTACCAACAAGAATCAGCAAACTCACCAG GTGGAAGAGCTGGAAAGTGAAGCATGTCTTCCTGCAACTccagaaaagaagggaaattcGACAGAATTACTTGCGAATGACCAGCATAAAAGTGATTGGGAAG GATTATCAGCCCAGGTGGGATATTGTGCAAAGGGAGGTGATCCTATGGAGACAAAAGGTGTAAGAAGTCCCACTGATGCTGCCCGTGACTCTCATGATTCCACACTTGTGGCAGAAGACTCGTGTGCTTTGCTGCAAGAGGATACATGCCTCCCCAGCATGGACCATCACTATAAAGCAGCTGCACCCCTTCTGAAACCTGAGTCTTCTCCAGTGAGCATGGAGGAGCACCACAGTGCAAAAATGTCACACTGTTCAGATGAGTCTGCTGATGAATTGACATTACATCAGCAAAACAACAATACTGAAGTATCTACACTTCCAGAATCACAACAAATTGGAGTAGAAGCTGTTGTGTTTCCAGACATAGTAGCAGCTGACTTGTTTAGCAATGGTGTGGAAACAGAGGGCAAGGATATGTTGGCAGAGGTTACACAAAGGTCCTCAGTAAATTCTGTGGACCCAAACATTAAAGACCAGGAAAAGGGGGATCTACTGTTTATTGGCAAAGTAGAAGCCTGCTTGGGTACTATTGAGAATCAGTCCAACCACATTGTCTCAGGTACTGCGCCAGGCCCTTCACAGATTGTGGTAATTGATTCAGAGTCTTCTGACATCAAGACGGTAGCTGTTTTGAAGCCTGAAAACAGCTCAGTAAGAAGAAATGACAAAGAAACTTGTGAAAGAATGGAATTTCAGTCATCCAAAGGCAATGCAGAAAGATTAATAGACACTGCTGCATTTATCTTGGAAGCAGGTTGCATGCTACCTCCCAGTAAATTGGAAGtatgttttaaagcagaaactgtTCCTGTTTCGAAGGGTAACCAAGGCAGTCAACAGGCCAACAcctcaaatatttctgaaaaactttCCATTGGATGTCTTGCCTCTTCCAGTTTGGCTGGCTTGAAGAGTAATATCTCTTCCGCTGATGACAGTAAGGAGTACCAGATAAGCAGtacagcttctcacagaaaaaCAGTGGAAGACAGTCCATCTTcagatgaaaatgttaaaactcCACGGAAGACTGCTTCTGCTAAACCAGTCAGATTTACCATTGCACCAGCATGGCAAAGATCTCTTTCAGGGGGTTCAAATTCAAAGGAAGATTCCTATACCAGAAGTTCCCCAACGTCCCCTATAAGACCAGAGTTGTTTGAAAGTATGATGAAAGAACACACACGTTTTGATGTAGTCATCCAGGAATCGGCAAAAAACAGCTCGGGTAGATTTGATCGAGATTGTAAGGACAATGATTTTCATTTGACTTCTGTGGAGTGGACTGACCATGAAGCACAAAATGTTGAAAACCCATTTGGGGTCAGACTAAGGAGAACGTCTTCTTTACTCAAATACCAGAGTGAAAGCCGTGCCGAATCTCCAAAGTTGATCCCCTCAGCTGttcctgttgctgcttctgcttcagttAAGGAGGATCAGAAATCGGTGGGCACTGGGAAGCCACCTCCGTGCTTTCCTATCAGCCCAAAATCGTTTGTTAAAAAACCAGATCTCCTAGAAGACAAAAATTCTCCCAAGACAAGATCAGAAGAAGTGGCAAAGAAGCAAAATGGTCATAAACCTTCAG AAAAAGTCTCCTCTCCACATTTGGAAACAGCTTCCTCTGAACCAGCTTGGGTCTCCATggcaaaactaaaacaaaaggGTTTCCAGGATCACCCTCTTGCCAAAGAACATAAAGCTGAAGACAAAGCTATGACCAAAGTGGATCAAGAGGAG CAAGGGATCTGTGCTAGTGAGAACATATTGAAGAAGAATATGCCTTCCAGCTTGAACTCTCAGGACAGAAAAACGCAGACAAAGACCACTgtgtctgctgcagcag GTAAAGTTGGACCTATTGCTCAGGAAGCATCTGTGATTCCTGCTGTTGAAAAGGAAGCCAGACACTCCTCTAACCTGCCAATGACACCATGCAGCCCTGCTGAACCACCATGGCTATCCCTGGCCAAGAAGAAAGCCAAAGCATGGAGTGAAATGCCCCAGATTGTACAATAG